AGACGATGAAGGTCCAGTTAACGGTAATCGTATAACTGTTCAAACGACGGATGGAACGGTTCGAGCAGGTGGTGTTAACTATAAAAATGTAGCTGTACTAGAAGAAAGTTTTAAATATATTGATGTAGTGAAAACCTATTATTTTGTAGACGGTATTGGTTTAGTCAAGGAACTTCACAATGGCGAAGTAGTATATGAGTTGCTAAAACGAACAGCAAATTAGAAGCGTAAAGGGATGCATTCCAACAATGCATCCTTTTTTAAGTGATCGATATATGAAAATAACGTTCAAGAGCTTGCTGCCACTCTTGCTCAGTATGTGTTGTATAAGTTGTTAAAGATTGCCCTTCATATATACGAAATTCATTATTGAACATAGTATGTCGTCCAGAAGGAGTGCGAATCATTGCGATTTTATTTTTTTGGTGTGAAAGCCGTGGGGCAAAATTGGCATCGTTATCGTTATCTGTGAAGTTGTAAAGTAGACGCCAATTGTGTGGTGTTTGCTCATAAAGCATCCAGCCGTACGTGTCATCCCATTCAATTTTGTATAGCTCATTACCTTCTCGATGTTCGTGGTGAGCAATTAACGGCACTGGTTTACATGGGGCTAGTGCACCTACACCAACGTCAGAGATATAAGGTACACCGTCAAATTGGACGAGAAGTAGCTGATGCATAGGGACATCTTCAAGTGGTGTATTCGCATCCATATTGCGCCAAAATTGTGCATAGCGATTTGTGACAGAAAAACCGAGCTCACGGAGTAACCAGCTATATAAAATATTTAGTTCAAAGCAATTGCCTCCGCGTCGTTGAACAATGATTTTTTGAAAAAGATCAGGAATAGCAAAGGAGATGCCGCGTTTCAAGGCAACGTCTAAATTTTCATAGGGTATTGTATGTAGATGTTTTGTTTGTAATTGACCAAGTAGCTTGATAGACGGCTCTATAGATCCTTGAAATTGAAGATAATTTAAATATTGTTGTATTTGAGAATTCATAAAATCGCCTCACTTCCTTACTAATTAACATAACCGAAATAGCAAAAGAATACACGTAAAAAATAGATAAAGAAAATAATAGAAATACAGCTAAATAACTTGTAGAATTAATATATTCACTACTAGATAGTAATGAATTTCCCATTTTTAGTTAAAAATAACGATTCTAAAGGTAGGTATATAAATGACGAATGAAATAAAGTGGATAGAAGTAAATTCTTACGAAGAAATGAGTGAGGTAGCTGCACATATTTTTACTGAGCAACTACAAGCAAAACCAGCAAGCATTTTAGGACTAGCAACAGGTGGTTCACCAGTCGGCATGTATAAAGAATTAGTTAAGCGTCAACAAGCTGGTGATATTTCCTTTAAGGAAGTTACAACATTTAATCTTGATGAATATGTAGGTTTAGAACAAACTAGCCCTGCAAGCTATTGGACGTTTATGCATGAGAATTTATTTAATCATGTAGATATCAATGAGGAAAATATACATTTACCAAATGGTAAGGCGGAGGATTTAGCCGCTGAATGTGTAGCATATGATGCTCGAATTGCGGAAGCTGGTGGTATTGATTTACAGCTGCTTGGTATTGGGGTAAATGGACATATTGGCTTTAATGAGCCTGGTACGTCATTTGATTCGCTTACAAACATTGTCGAACTTACAGAATCAACGCGAACTGAAAATGCTATTTATTTTGATCGTCCAGAGGAAGTACCTACGCATGCTATTACAATGGGTATCCAATCTATTATGAATGCGAAGGCAATTGTTCTCATTGCATTTGGAGAAAAGAAGCTAGAAGCTATTGAAAAGTTACGAGGCGGGGAAGTAACAGAAACGTTCCCAGCTAGCAGATTATTAAATCATCCTAATGTTACTGTTATTTACGGTGGTACAAAATAAAAAATTAAGGCGTAGACTTCATTTTGCAGTCTACGCTTTTTTATTTTAGTCTGATAAATGATGCATATGCTAGAATTAGAGATAGAATTGGAGGGGGTAGTGTGATAAGTACAGTCGCACATTTAGAAAAAGGCGATACGGTTGGTGTTGTATGTTTGTCCAGTCTTGAGGAGCCAGAAAAATTAGGAGATGCATTAGCTTTTCTAGATGAGTTAGGCCTCCGCTATAAAATAGGGGACACGATTACGGCGAAGCATGACTACTTAGCAGGTAGTGATGAAGTGAGACTTGCAGACTTTCATGCAATGGTTCGAGACCCTGAGGTGAAGGCAATTTTTTGTGTAAAAGGTGGATATGGCTCTGCGCGAATTGCTAGTAAAATTGATTATGAGCTACTAGCAGAAAACCCAAAAATTTTCTGGGGCTTCTCTGATCTTACATATTTGCATTGTGCAATTAATGAATATGCAAATATAGTGACCTTCCATGGACCTTTGCTAATGGCTACAGATAAAATGGATGATTTATCGAAAAAGATGTTTTTACAGTTGTTTACTCCGATGGAAATACAGTATACTGAGGCTATTTCGCCGTTAACAACGATTGCACCTGGGATAGCACGTGGACCAATTATAGGCGGTAATTTACGTCGCTTAGTCAGCACCTTGGGCACAAAATTTGAAGTCCATACTGAAGGTAGAATTTTAGTGATAGAAGACATTGCAGAAACGATTCCACGGATTGATTCTATGTTACAGCAGTTAAAGCAAGCAAGAAAGCTAGAACAATTAGCAGGTGTAGTTATTGGTTCATTTACGCAAACAGAAGCAAGTGATGATGCTCTTCTAACGTTAATGAAAGAGTATTTTAGCGATTTAGGAATACCTGTCGTAGCAGGTTTTAAAATCGGGCATGAAACAACGAATATTGCTATTCCATTAGGGGTCGATGCAATTTTAGATGCACAGGAAAAAACGCTTCGTCTTTTACCAGGTGTTCATTAAATTGTTTGAGTGCCTGGCACTAGTTTAAAAAAAAGAAAAATCCACTTTGCTTTTCTCGGGCACAAAGTAAGAACGCAACCCTCGCTAAAGCGAGGCTTGTTGCAACTTACGTTTTGTACATTCCCGAAAGGAGTATAAGTGGATTTTTATTTTATTGTTATCTGAAAATTAAAAATTGTTTGAGTGCCTGTCACTTTTTTTTAATATGGTTCGGCATCATGTCCTTTTTCGATAGCCTCTTTAGGTGCGTTATCACCGTCAATATTACCGAGAGGTTTTGCAGAGGATGCATTGGTTTGTGCCATTTGTAAACCTTCATTTAATAAGCGACCATATTCTTCATCTGCCTCTGAAGCTAATGCAATCATTGCCTCTTGAATCGCCATATTACAAGTCGATAAATCTCTAATCAAGTTTTCCAGCAGTTCATCGCGTTCCCATTGCTCAAAATTACGATAGGTTTCACCTGCTTGCTTCGTATTGCTTTGGCGATCAATGGATTCTCGAACAAGATTCCCTTCAATAAATGGTGTGTATTCCTTCGCTGTTTGAGCGGCTTCTTTTAAACCATTTAACATTGATGGCTCGTAGTTGATATGTGGATTTTGTCCAGGTGCTAAATCTCGTTTATACAGCATTTGCCCACCGTTTTGGTTGGTCGCTACACGTTTCTTAGGTGCATTGATAGGAAGTTGTAAATAGTTGGCACCAACTCGGTGACGTTGCGTATCAGAATAAGAGAAAGTACGTCCTTGGAGCATTTTATCGTCGGAGAAATCTAAACCATCAACGAGGACACCTGTTCCGAAAGTAGCTTGTTCCACCTCAGCAAAATAGTCTTCTGGGTTTTTATTTAACACCATTTTTCCTACTGGATACCATGGGAACTTGTCGTTTGGCCAAAGTTTCGTATCATCTAGTGGGTCAAAATCAAGCTCGGGATGAGGACCATCCTCCATAATTTGCACGTTTAACTCCCATTCAGGATATTCGCCACGTTCAATAGCATCGTATAAATCTTGTGTTGCATGGTTGAAATTTTTTTGTTGGATTTCTTCTGCTTCTTTTTGTGTTAAGTTTTTAATGCCTTGTAATGGCTCCCAGTGGTACTTAACAAGTACACCTTTGCCTTCACTATTAACCCATTTATACGTATTGACACCTGAGCCTTGCATCATTCGATAATTAGCTGGAATACCCCAAGGTGAATAAACAAAGGTTACCATATGGAAGGATTCGGGAGAACTTGCGCAGAAATCGAAGAAGCGCTCGACATCTTGAATATTTGTAATTGGATCGGGCTTAAAAGCATGTATCATATCAGGAAATTTCATAGCATCGCGAATAAAGAAGATTTTTAAATTATTTCCAACTAAATCCCAGTTTCCATCTTCCGTATAAAACTTTACAGCAAAGCCTCGTGGATCTCGTAAAGTTTCTGGAGAATGCCCTCCGTGGATAACTGTAGAGAAGCGGACGAATACGGGTGTTTGTTTGCCTTTTTCTTGAAACACTTTTGCTCTTGTATAGTTAGAAATAGGGTCATTGCCGACAACTCCGTATGTTTCAAAGTAGCCATGTGCACCTGCTCCACGAGCATGTACGACACGTTCAGGAACTCTCTCACGGTCAAAGTGACTTATTTTTTCAAGGAAATCGTAATTTTCAAGCGTCGCTGGTCCTCGATTTCCGACAGTTCGTAAATTTTGATTGTTTGTAATAGGGTGGCCTTGGCGATTTGTTAATGTATCATCTTTTTCTTCATGAGAATGGTTCATACCTATTGCTCCTTCCAATTGTACTAAATAAAGTTTGTCCAATTGATTGGCAAAATAGACATAAAAAAACTCTCCTACACACAAGGTGCAAGAGAGTTTTCGGATGGCGTTTTGAAATCATTATATGCTCGAGTTTTGTTATGCCTTTGCCAATGGTTGGTTATAGGTCATCGGTCATAAAGTAACAGGTCACATGTTATTGGTTTATTCTAGTTGTCTACCTAAGTAGTTTTGAAAACAGCCATCCGACTCGGTTTGGAGTCTCACCGCCCCGAGCTTAGAAATAGCGAGAATCGTCAAATTGTATTTCAACGCTGTAGTTTTTGGCATTAATTAAATTAGAGAGCTTATGTGCTTCTTTCTCAAGTTGAAGAGAACGCTCCCGGTATACATCCGGTTCGTACATAGCAATATCATAAAGCATTGTACCTTCACCATAACCCATGCGTACACTTTCTTTCTCATGTGTGCCAAAATGTTTACATAGCTCAGCTTCCGCGCGAAGCTGTGAAGCCAATTCTATGGCCTCTACAAGTGCGAGCTTCTCACCCTTAAAGTCTACTGTATTATTTATATTCGCCTCATAGACAAGACGATCTAATGTCCGTATATCAAGACGTACTTGAGCCAGCTCACCTTCAACAACAGTCATTGGACGATTGCTCGTTTTAGGAGTTTGTCCTTTTTCAACAGTCACAAAGGCACTACGATGTAACTCACTAATAAGTTCCTGAACCTTTTTAGCTAAAATGCTTTTAAGTTTAACTGCTTCTGCAAGATTAATCATGAAAACACGTCCTTTTATAGAGTAGTAGATGGTGTTGTATTCGTTAAAAGGGCAATTTGATAGTCTCCGCCATGAATTTGATTGAACATTTTACCGGCAGACGCAAGAAGCTTTTGGGCATCTTCAGTTGAAAGGGAAGGACGAAGATAGAAAATATGTAAAGCTTCAGTCGTCGCCTCGGAGACTGCCGTACGTTTTGAATCGACGAACGGTGAACCAAATGGTCCCTCCTCATCACGACTACAAAGTATATGATTTAACGTATTAAAGCGTCCATTTAAGCCTTCATAGCCGGTTTCTTCATTGCCAAGTGCAATTTCTACGTTACCTTTAAGATGAGCTAGATCATAGATGCCAACTGGAATTTCATATTGAAGGGAGAAAAAATTATTTACATCCACACCTGAATGAAACGGTGTTAAATAATTTTGCTTACTAACTCTGCGCATGAGGCTTTCGGTCGAGTGACGATAACGGTTCGGATCTGCGCCAAGCTTTTTCCAAAGTTGTCGCCATTCTGCAATGCCTTTACGTTCAGTTACAGGTTGTTCCTGCATTTCTAAATAGAGATTTTCCTGATACAATTGCAAGCGACCTTTAATCATTTGGGGCGATTCTGCTACGACAATTTTGGTATAATGAATAATGCCGATTTTCAGCTCTGGAAGTTGCGTTAACAACGATGGATTAAGTGATACTTCCATAAAAAATCACCTACTTTATTTATTTTAATTATTATATCATGTAAGGAGTTGGAAATAAAATGAACATACATGACCTGCAACGAGAATTTGTGGCGTATGCAATGTCCATTGGCGTTGATAAAATAGGTTTCACAACGGCAGCTCCCTTTACAGAATTAAAGAATAGACTGCGTCGTCAACAGGAGCTTGGTTTCCAATCAGGTTTTGAAGAGAGCAATATTGAAAAACGAACGGAACCGCTTCAATTGTTAGACAGTGCAGAAAGTATTGTTGCTATAGCCGTCGCATATCCTTCACGGATGAAAGATGCTCCTATTGGTAAAAAGGGGGCACGACGGGGCATATTTTGCAGAGCATCTTGGGGCGTCGATTATCATACTGCATTACGAGAGCGCTTGGCATTACTAGCAGCTTGGCTAGAAGAACGAGTGCCCAATGTGCGCATTGAGTCAATGGTAGATACAGGTGCACTTGTTGATAGGGCCGTAGCAGAGCGTGCAGGTATTGGCTGGAGCGGGAAAAACTGCTCAATTATTACACCGGAGTTTGGCTCATATGTATATTTAGGAGAACTAGTGACAAATATCCCGTTTGCGCCCGATAAGCCAATGGAGGATGAATGCGGTGATTGCCGTTTATGCTTGGATGTTTGTCCAACAGGTGCATTAATCGAAGGTGGGCAGCTAAATTCACAGCGTTGCATAGCCTTTTTAACACAAACAAAAGGGTATCTTCCAGACGAATTCCGCTCACATCTAGGGAACCGCTTATATGGCTGCGATACTTGCCAAACAGTTTGTCCAAAAAATAAAGGGAAAATCAATTGGATACATGAGGAATTCAAGCCTGATCCAGAGCTTGCAAAGCCATTACTAACACCCCTTTTAACAATTTCCAATCGGGAGTTCAAAGATAAGTTTGGACATGTTTCTGGCTCATGGCGCGGTAAAAAGCCAATTCAACGCAATGCCATTTTAGCATTAGCCCATTTTAAAGAGGAAGCGGCAGTACCTGATTTAATTGGGCTTCTAGAAAAAGATGAACGACCAGTTATTCGAGGAACGGCTGCTTGGGCATTAGGCAAGATTGGCGGGGAGCTAGCAGAAATAGCGTTACTTGCTGCAAAGAAAAAGGAACAAGACGAGGAAGTACTCGTTGAGATAAACAAAGGATTACAATTTTTTAGCTAAGGAAGTGTTTCGTTATGCCATTGCATATCGTTTTATATCAACCAGAAATTCCAGCAAATACAGGGAATATTGCACGTACTTGTGCTGGTACTAATACCTCACTACATTTAATTCGTCCACTTGGTTTTTCGACGGATGATAAAATGCTAAAACGTGCTGGCTTGGATTACTGGCATAGTGTCAACGTGGTGTACCACGATTCACTTGAGGATTTTTTAGAAGCATCTAAAAAAGGTGACGTGTATTTAATTGAAACATATAGTGAAGAACCGTTTACTACACATGATTTTAGTGATAAGGATCGGGATATCTACTTTATGTTTGGAAAAGAAACGACAGGTTTGCCTAAAGATTTTGCCTATGAACGCAAAGATATGTGCCTACGAATTCCGCAAAGTGAACATGTACGTTCATTAAATTTATCAAATACTGCTGCGATTGTTATTTACGAGGCTTTACGACAACAGGGCTACCCAGGTTTACACTAAGAAATGAGAAAAAGTGTTAGATTGACTGTATCAATCTAACACTTTTTTGCTTCAGCAGAGTGCACAAGTTGGTGGTAGCAAAGGCGGCGACTCCTGCGGGAACGCACAAGCAAAGTAAGACGTAACAAACCGCGCGTTAGCGAGGGTTGCGTACGGTGTGCCCGCAGAAAGTATCCGCCATAGCGGACATCAACGATAGCAAAAATGACGAACTTCTTTGCTAATTAAATTACTCTTTTAGTGCTTTATTGACCGCTGGCATAATTTGAGTTCCTAGCAGCTCAATGGATTTAGCTACTTGTTTAAATGGTACTGCACCAATATCGAGCTGTGCCATAAAGCGGGAATGACCAAATATTTCATGCTGCATTAATATCTTTTCAATGATTTCATTCGGGCTACCAACAAATAGCGCATTGTGGCCAGCCGTCATACCGTCAAAACCTTCTTTAGATAAATGATAACGCATGCCGCGCTGTGCATTTACATAATGCCAATAATTTGAGTAATACGGATAAAATTCTTCCTTAGCCTGCACTAAGCTTTCGGCAAAGTAAGCGTGACCGGATACCGTGATTTTCGCTTTATTCATATCATGTCCTGCTGTGTGCAATGCTTCACGATACACATCAACTAAATGCTTAAAGCGGCTTGGATCTCCACCTAAAATTGCTAAGTTTAAGCCAACTCCATAGCGTCCCGCGCGAATAGCACTTTCTGGTGTTCCACCAACTCCAACATGAATAGGAATTTCACGACTAGCACGTGGTGCAATTTCAGCATTTTGAAGCGGTTTGCGATAATGTCCACTCCAAGTTACACGCTCTTCTTTGTTTAATTTTAAAAGTAATGCTAAGTTTTCCTCAAAGAGTGCATCATAATTATCCACATCATAGCCGAACAGCGGGAAAGATTCGATAAAGGCTCCTCGTCCAACGGCAATTTCAGCTCGACCATTTGATAATAAATCGAGTGTTGCGAAATCTTCGTATAAGCGTACTGGATCAACCGTACTAAGCACAGTTGTCGTACTCATTAAATGAATATTTTTTGTTCGCTGTGATAGCGCTGATAATACAACGGGTACGGCTGAAATGGCATAATCTAAACGATGATGCTCTCCAACACCAAATACTTGAAGACCTGCTTCATCAGCAAGTTGCCCATATTGCATAACTTCATCTAGTCGTTCCTTAACACTTGGCATATAGCCATTCACTGGATTTTTCCCGATATCTGCTAATGTATATACACCAAATT
The genomic region above belongs to Lysinibacillus sp. FSL W8-0992 and contains:
- a CDS encoding arylamine N-acetyltransferase family protein, producing the protein MNSQIQQYLNYLQFQGSIEPSIKLLGQLQTKHLHTIPYENLDVALKRGISFAIPDLFQKIIVQRRGGNCFELNILYSWLLRELGFSVTNRYAQFWRNMDANTPLEDVPMHQLLLVQFDGVPYISDVGVGALAPCKPVPLIAHHEHREGNELYKIEWDDTYGWMLYEQTPHNWRLLYNFTDNDNDANFAPRLSHQKNKIAMIRTPSGRHTMFNNEFRIYEGQSLTTYTTHTEQEWQQALERYFHISIT
- a CDS encoding S66 peptidase family protein, producing MISTVAHLEKGDTVGVVCLSSLEEPEKLGDALAFLDELGLRYKIGDTITAKHDYLAGSDEVRLADFHAMVRDPEVKAIFCVKGGYGSARIASKIDYELLAENPKIFWGFSDLTYLHCAINEYANIVTFHGPLLMATDKMDDLSKKMFLQLFTPMEIQYTEAISPLTTIAPGIARGPIIGGNLRRLVSTLGTKFEVHTEGRILVIEDIAETIPRIDSMLQQLKQARKLEQLAGVVIGSFTQTEASDDALLTLMKEYFSDLGIPVVAGFKIGHETTNIAIPLGVDAILDAQEKTLRLLPGVH
- a CDS encoding catalase, whose product is MNHSHEEKDDTLTNRQGHPITNNQNLRTVGNRGPATLENYDFLEKISHFDRERVPERVVHARGAGAHGYFETYGVVGNDPISNYTRAKVFQEKGKQTPVFVRFSTVIHGGHSPETLRDPRGFAVKFYTEDGNWDLVGNNLKIFFIRDAMKFPDMIHAFKPDPITNIQDVERFFDFCASSPESFHMVTFVYSPWGIPANYRMMQGSGVNTYKWVNSEGKGVLVKYHWEPLQGIKNLTQKEAEEIQQKNFNHATQDLYDAIERGEYPEWELNVQIMEDGPHPELDFDPLDDTKLWPNDKFPWYPVGKMVLNKNPEDYFAEVEQATFGTGVLVDGLDFSDDKMLQGRTFSYSDTQRHRVGANYLQLPINAPKKRVATNQNGGQMLYKRDLAPGQNPHINYEPSMLNGLKEAAQTAKEYTPFIEGNLVRESIDRQSNTKQAGETYRNFEQWERDELLENLIRDLSTCNMAIQEAMIALASEADEEYGRLLNEGLQMAQTNASSAKPLGNIDGDNAPKEAIEKGHDAEPY
- the trmL gene encoding tRNA (uridine(34)/cytosine(34)/5-carboxymethylaminomethyluridine(34)-2'-O)-methyltransferase TrmL — encoded protein: MPLHIVLYQPEIPANTGNIARTCAGTNTSLHLIRPLGFSTDDKMLKRAGLDYWHSVNVVYHDSLEDFLEASKKGDVYLIETYSEEPFTTHDFSDKDRDIYFMFGKETTGLPKDFAYERKDMCLRIPQSEHVRSLNLSNTAAIVIYEALRQQGYPGLH
- the nagB gene encoding glucosamine-6-phosphate deaminase, which codes for MKWIEVNSYEEMSEVAAHIFTEQLQAKPASILGLATGGSPVGMYKELVKRQQAGDISFKEVTTFNLDEYVGLEQTSPASYWTFMHENLFNHVDINEENIHLPNGKAEDLAAECVAYDARIAEAGGIDLQLLGIGVNGHIGFNEPGTSFDSLTNIVELTESTRTENAIYFDRPEEVPTHAITMGIQSIMNAKAIVLIAFGEKKLEAIEKLRGGEVTETFPASRLLNHPNVTVIYGGTK
- the queG gene encoding tRNA epoxyqueuosine(34) reductase QueG, with the translated sequence MNIHDLQREFVAYAMSIGVDKIGFTTAAPFTELKNRLRRQQELGFQSGFEESNIEKRTEPLQLLDSAESIVAIAVAYPSRMKDAPIGKKGARRGIFCRASWGVDYHTALRERLALLAAWLEERVPNVRIESMVDTGALVDRAVAERAGIGWSGKNCSIITPEFGSYVYLGELVTNIPFAPDKPMEDECGDCRLCLDVCPTGALIEGGQLNSQRCIAFLTQTKGYLPDEFRSHLGNRLYGCDTCQTVCPKNKGKINWIHEEFKPDPELAKPLLTPLLTISNREFKDKFGHVSGSWRGKKPIQRNAILALAHFKEEAAVPDLIGLLEKDERPVIRGTAAWALGKIGGELAEIALLAAKKKEQDEEVLVEINKGLQFFS
- a CDS encoding LLM class flavin-dependent oxidoreductase is translated as MEFGVYTLADIGKNPVNGYMPSVKERLDEVMQYGQLADEAGLQVFGVGEHHRLDYAISAVPVVLSALSQRTKNIHLMSTTTVLSTVDPVRLYEDFATLDLLSNGRAEIAVGRGAFIESFPLFGYDVDNYDALFEENLALLLKLNKEERVTWSGHYRKPLQNAEIAPRASREIPIHVGVGGTPESAIRAGRYGVGLNLAILGGDPSRFKHLVDVYREALHTAGHDMNKAKITVSGHAYFAESLVQAKEEFYPYYSNYWHYVNAQRGMRYHLSKEGFDGMTAGHNALFVGSPNEIIEKILMQHEIFGHSRFMAQLDIGAVPFKQVAKSIELLGTQIMPAVNKALKE
- a CDS encoding B3/B4 domain-containing protein; this translates as MEVSLNPSLLTQLPELKIGIIHYTKIVVAESPQMIKGRLQLYQENLYLEMQEQPVTERKGIAEWRQLWKKLGADPNRYRHSTESLMRRVSKQNYLTPFHSGVDVNNFFSLQYEIPVGIYDLAHLKGNVEIALGNEETGYEGLNGRFNTLNHILCSRDEEGPFGSPFVDSKRTAVSEATTEALHIFYLRPSLSTEDAQKLLASAGKMFNQIHGGDYQIALLTNTTPSTTL